In a genomic window of Plectropomus leopardus isolate mb chromosome 6, YSFRI_Pleo_2.0, whole genome shotgun sequence:
- the LOC121944782 gene encoding serine/threonine-protein phosphatase 6 catalytic subunit-like codes for FMFSSVQRLCDYVCDLLLEESNVQPVSTPVTVCGDIHGQFYDLCELFRTGGQVPDTNYIFMGDFVDRGYYSLETFTYLLVLKAKWPDRITLLRGNHESRQITQVYGFYDECQTKYGNANAWRYCTKVFDMLTVAALMDEQILCVHGGLSPDIKTLDQIRTIERNQEIPHKGAFCDLVWSDPEDVDTWAISPRGAGWLFGAKVTNEFVHINNLKLICRAHQLVHEGYKFMFDEKLVTVWSAPNYCYRCGNIASIMVFKDANTREPKLFRAVPDSERVIPPRTTTPYFL; via the exons tttatgttttcatctgtACAGAGGTTATGCGATTATGTGTGTGACCTTCTGCTGGAGGAGTCCAACGTTCAGCCTGTTTCCACTCCTGTAACAGTATGTGGTGACATACATGGACAG ttTTATGATCTGTGTGAACTCTTTCGAACTGGGGGCCAGGTTCCAGACACAAACTACATATTTATG GGTGACTTTGTTGACCGAGGATATTACAGCCTGGAGACGTTCACCTACCTGCTGGTGCTGAAAGCCAAATGGCCTGACCGCATCACGCTTCTACGTGGAAACCACGAGAGCAGACAAATCACCCAAGTCTACGGCTTTTATG ATGAGTGCCAGACCAAGTATGGGAATGCAAATGCCTGGCGTTATTGCACTAAAGTGTTCGACATGTTGACAGTTGCAGCT CTGATGGACGAACAGATCCTGTGTGTCCACGGAGGCCTCTCCCCAGACATTAAAACTCTGGATCAAATCCGAACCATCGAGCGGAACCAGGAGATCCCCCACAAAGGAGCGTTTTGTGATCTGGTGTGGTCAGACCCTGAAGACGTGGACACTTGGGCCATCAGCCCCAGAGGAGCTGGATGGCTCTTTGGTGCAAAGGTCACAAATGAG TTTGTTCACATCAACAACCTGAAGCTGATCTGCAGGGCACATCAACTCGTCCACGAGGGCTACAAGTTCATGTTCGACGAGAAGCTGGTCACAGTGTGGTCGGCTCCCAACTACTGCTATCGCTGCGGAAACATCGCTTCCATCATGGTCTTCAAAGACGCCAACACAAGAGAGCCAAAGCTCTTCAGAGCAGTGCCTGACTCTGAGAGGGTCATCCCACCTCGAACAACAACACCGTATTTCCTGTAA